The Gadus chalcogrammus isolate NIFS_2021 chromosome 10, NIFS_Gcha_1.0, whole genome shotgun sequence genome contains a region encoding:
- the immt gene encoding MICOS complex subunit MIC60 produces the protein MLRLSVRAADAAARRRLCQRGPRIILQHSRPYTEGNTGGSAAKIVAAGLVSFGGGIGGTVLYAKWDSKFRTTVEKNVPYSDLLFGLALGPATSLDSTPTKKQLELAQPPSLMLEEAKSSKNKAKKVPSVTAATTPASNIEEASAEASHIISSMGEVPSVPAPQDTEAPKEQCEECHQHSPPETALSSEEPSEPGDVLTAPEEPLKERPAEEVTARIAQQDQADQDTLAFVSDKLEDSLASSATATLQAIAAQEAALQAILQHTQKLKEAMETEVSAEQRSSHWKDLEDAVCARSRNVEEAGAALVQARASLDSLRAVVDSAKDSRVAALRPMVLAAEENLHSMTVDLDRAVDKVQSVESEAKIVSQYSELVNEAKQQFQRELSSITPEIQANWKGLSGTLSVDDLNALIAHAHRRIDQLNREMAEQRVREQVHIEAALEQQKLEDQKALEKAVSLAVEHNLERARLEQERKQVELREVMEAEMRTQLRRQAAAHTDHLRDVLKVQEQELQAEAEEVLSSKMMEQETRYRQLTQEQLDNFTLDMNAAYARLKGMEEAIDSHVIAEEEARKAHQLWLSVEALGYTLRSSSLDSLTRPLEPAAQAIRESCQDEFAVALAAALPEESLQRGVYSEESLRARFNALRSLARRVALVDESHNSLYQYFLSYLQAALLFEERQEAPPAKISSQDLDPFKILSYASYSLEQGDLELAAKLVNQLRGEARRVVQDWLVEARLTLETKQVVSLLSAYANAVGLGTTQAP, from the exons ATGCTCCGACTCAGTGTAAGAGCAGCTGATGCTGCAGCCCGG AGGCGACTCTGCCAAAGAGGGCCGCGGATCATTCTTCAACATTCTCGACCCTATACAGAAGGAAATACTGG TGGTTCAGCTGCTAAAATAGTTGCAGCAGGCTTGGTTTCATTTGGAGGTGGAATCGGGGGTACGGTCCTATACGCTAAATGGGACTCAAAGTTCCGGACCACGGTGGAGAAGAATGTTCCGTACTCAGATTTGTTATTTGGATTGGCTTTAGGGCCTGCTACCTCTTTGGATTCCACTCCGACCAAGAAACAG CTGGAGTTGGCCCAGCCACCTTCTCTGATGCTAGAGGAGGCCAAATCATCCAAGAATAAAGCAAAGAAAGTTCCATCTGTGACGGCCGCGACAACCCCTGCCTCGAACATAGAAG AGGCTTCAGCAGAGGCCTCCCACATCATCTCCTCTATGGGCGAGGTCCCTTCGGTCCCAGCTCCTCAAGACACGGAGGCACCCAAAG AACAGTGTGAAGAATGCCATCAACATAGCCCCCCAGAGACGGCACTAAGCAGCGAAGAGCCTTCAGAACCAGGAGACGTGTTGACGGCACCAGAAGAACCTCTCAAGGAGCGGCCGGCTGAAGAAGTCACCGCTAGGATAGCCCAGCAAGACCAGGCTGACCAGGACACACTCGCgt TTGTGTCGGACAAGCTTGAGGACTCCCTGGCCAGCTCAGCCACCGCCACACTGCAGGCCATTGCAGCTCAGGAAGCTGCTCTCCAAGCAATTCTGCAGCACACTCAGAAGCTGAAGGAGGCGATGGAGACTGAG GTCTCCGCTGAGCAGAGGTCTTCCCACTGGAAGGATCTAGAAGATGCTGTATGTGCACGAAGTCGCAACGTAGAAGAGGCTGGAGCAGCTCTAGTGCAGGCCAG AGCCTCTCTGGACTCCCTCCGGGCAGTGGTGGATTCGGCGAAGGACTCCAGGGTGGCGGCGCTCCGCCCGATGGTCCTTGCAGCGGAGGAGAACCTCCACAGCATGACGGTGGACCTGGACCGGGCCGTTGATAAG gtgcagtCTGTGGAATCGGAAGCTAAGATCGTCTCCCAGTACAGTGAACTGGTCAACGAGGCCAAGCAGCAGTTCCAGAGGGAGTTGAGCAGCATCACTCCAGAGATCCAGGCCAATTGGAAAGGACTGT CCGGCACGTTGTCCGTTGATGATCTCAACGCGCTGATCGCCCACGCCCACCGTCGCATCGACCAACTGAACCGGGAGATGGCGGAGCAGAGGGTTCGCGAGCAGGTTCACATCGAGGCGGCGCTGGAGCAGCAGAAGTTGGAGGACCAGAAGGCCTTGGAGAAGGCCGTCAGTCTGGCTGTGGAACACAACCTGGAGAGAGCACGGCTAGAACAAGAGAGGAAG CAGGTGGAGCtgagggaggtgatggaggcggaGATGAGGACGCAGCTCCGCCGACAGGCTGCCGCCCACACCGACCACCTCCGAGACGTCCTGAAGGTCCAGGAGCAGGAGCTACAGGCGGAGGCTGAGGAG GTGCTGAGCAGTAAGATGATGGAGCAGGAGACGCGCTACCGCCAGCTGACCCAAGAGCAACTGGATAACTTCACCCTGGACATGAACGCTGCCTACGCCCGTCtgaaggggatggaggaggcTATCGACA GTCATGTGATCGCAGAGGAAGAGGCTCGTAAAGCCCACCAGCTGTGGCTCTCGGTGGAGGCGCTGGGCTACACTTTGAGGAGCTCCAGCCTCGACTCCCTGACCCGGCCCCTGGAGCCTGCCGCCCAGGCCATCAGAGAGAGCTGTCAGGACGAGTTTGCCGTGGCGCTGGCCGCCGCGCTGCCGGAGGAGTCGCTGCAGCGTGGTGTCTACAGCGAGGAGTCGCTCCGCGCGCGCTTCAACGCCCTCCGCTCCCTGGCGCGCCGGGTCGCCCTGGTGGACGAGTCCCACAACTCGTTGTACCAGTACTTCCTGTCCTACCTCCAGGCCGCGCTGCTCTttgaggagaggcaggaggccCCACCCGCTAAGATCAGCAGTCAGGACTTGGACCCCTTTAAGATCCTCTCCTATGCCAGTTACAGCCTGGAGCAGGGGGACCTCGAGCTGGCTGCCAAGCTGGTGAAccagctgagaggagaggcCAGACGAGTGGTTCAGGACTGGCTGGTTGAAGCCAGACTGACCCTGGAGACTAAACAGGTGGTGAGTCTTCTGTCTGCGTATGCTAATGCCGTTGGTTTGGGGACCACCCAGGCTCCATAG